The following are encoded together in the Vidua macroura isolate BioBank_ID:100142 chromosome 6, ASM2450914v1, whole genome shotgun sequence genome:
- the GSC gene encoding homeobox protein goosecoid has product MTSPGYKKGKRFRWIILRAALWVEISKQARVEGGKFQGWILRTRTHTAHARTDTHAHSARKLPSEKALFFSLRSLFKIYPKSFDFVSFQPLPPPSPATTYPPSRPPPSLPRPVPAALPRTVWGMPVSMFSIDNILAARPRCKDSVLLPPSAAPVVFPSLHGDSLYGSASDYSGFYSRAVAPASALPPAVTGSRLGYNNYYYGQLHVPASPVGPSCCGAVPPLGAQQCSCVPPAGYEGTGSVLMSPVPHQMLPYMNVGTLSRTELQLLNQLHCRRKRRHRTIFTDEQLEALENLFQETKYPDVGTREQLARRVHLREEKVEVWFKNRRAKWRRQKRSSSEESENAQKWNKASKTSPEKRQEDGKSDLDSDS; this is encoded by the exons atgacGTCGCCTGGGTATAAAAAAGGGAAGAGGTTCAGATGGATTATACTCCGAGCAGCCCTCTGGGTTGAGATCAGTAAACAGGCGAGAGTTGAGGGGGGAAAGTTCCAGGGGTGGATCCTGcgcacacgcacacacaccGCACACGCGCGCACAGACACACACGCACACTCTGCCCGCAAGCTGCCCTCGGAAAAGGCTCTTTTCTTTTCGCTCCGatccctttttaaaatttatccGAAAAGTTTCGATTTCGTGTCCTTCCAGCCtcttccccccccctccccagccaccACCTACCCTCCCTCCcgccctcctccctccctcccccggcCGGTCCCCGCCGCCCTGCCCCGCACGGTTTGGGGCATGCCTGTGAGCATGTTCAGCATCGACAATATCCTGGCGGCCAGACCTCGCTGCAAGGACTCGGTGCTGCTGCCCCCGAGCGCCGCGCCCGTCGTCTTCCCCAGCCTCCACGGGGACTCGCTCTACGGCAGCGCCTCCGACTACAGCGGATTTTACTCGCGGGCGGTGGCTCCCGCCTCCGCGCTGCCGCCGGCCGTCACTGGATCTCGGCTCGGCTACAACAACTACTACTACGGGCAGCTGCATGTGCCGGCGTCCCCCGTGGGCCCTTCGTGCTGCGGGGCCGTGCCGCCCCTGGGCGCCCAGCAGTGCTCCTGCGTCCCCCCCGCAG GTTACGAGGGCACTGGGTCAGTCCTGATGTCCCCTGTTCCCCATCAGATGTTGCCCTACATGAACGTGGGCACTTTGTCCCGGACGGAGCTGCAGTTACTGAACCAGCTGCACTGCAGGCGAAAAAGACGGCACCGGACTATCTTCACTGACGAGCAGCTGGAAGCGCTGGAAAACCTCTTCCAGGAAACGAAATACCCAGATGTGGGCACGAGGGAACAGCTGGCCAGAAGGGTgcacttaagagaggaaaaagtggag GTTTGGTTCAAAAACCGCCGGGCGAAGTGGAGGAGGCAAAAGCGATCGTCTTCGGAGGAATCAGAAAACGCACAAAAATGGAATAAAGCGTCTAAAACGTCACCGGAGAAGAGACAAGAGGACGGGAAAAGTGACTTGGACTCTGACAGCTGA